The Acidaminococcales bacterium genome includes the window GCCAATTTCATATTCATCGACAAAGATAGGATCGCGCACGGTGATCGCATGGCTTATGGCGCTATTTTCAAAAGCGGGGGCGGCGACGGTTACATTGTGTCCGGCCTCTTTCAGCGCGACAAAGAGGGCATGCAATCCTGCCGCCGCAATCCCATCGTCATTGGTCAATAATATTCTCAATTGCATTACGCCTCGTTATAAATGTGATAAGAGCCGCTTGAACGCGGTTTTCCCGAACAAATGTCCGACACGCCGGCTTGACAGCCGCCAAACTTTTCCGCTGCGGCCATTTCCTGGTAGCTTATGTTCCTGGTATGGATGGTGTGGCTCCATTCCCGCTTGTTCCTGTCGATGAACCCAAGTATCGTTATCGGAACCCATGAATAGATAAATACCGGGTACAAAATAAAATAACCAAAAGTTTTCAGCGAGGCGCGGACTTTAAACAAAACAAGCAAAGGCAAAATATACTGCCACAGGCAGATAAACACCCATAATTCCAAAGGCAGATATTTTCGGAAAACATTGGTGTAAAGAGGATAGCTGTCGTTTAATATATTGCAAAGGAAAAATGCGGTTGAAATCAAAAGAAAGTAAGGCTGCAAAAGATGAATTATACCGTCAAACATATGTATATTGCGTTGTTTCAAACCATTGGCAAAAAGCCGGGGAACATAGCGGGCGGCAACGTCAAAGTGGCCCTGCGCCCAGCGTTTGCGTTGATGCCAAGACTGTTTGAAAGTCAGGGGCTTCTCGTCGTACACAATGGCGTCATGCGCCCAGTACGTAGGGACGCCTTTCAACAAAGCCTTCATGGTAAATTCCATGTCTTCGGTAAGACAAGTCGCCCCCCACCCGTGCTCACGCAAAACATCCGTTGAAATGCACATGCCGGTCCCCCCCAGCACGCTGGAAAGACCCAAATTATGCTTGGCTAAATGCCATGCGTGGTCAACGACCCAAAAGCCAATGGAAAAGGTTGCCGATACCCAAGTGTCATTGGGGTTTTTGCAATCAAGATACCCTTGTATCACTTTCTTCCCTTTGCAAAGGCAATTGTTCATTTCCTGCAAAAACATCGGGTGCACAAGGTTGTCCGCATCAAAAACGGCTACGGCATCATAATGCTTGCCGGCCGCGAACAACCGGGCAAACATCCATTCCAAAGCGTAACCTTTGCCTTTTTCCCTGTCATGGCGGCGCTCATGCACGATCGCGTTGTGCTGCCGCGCGATTTGAGCGGTCATATCGTCGCAGTTGTCGGCCACAACATGTATATCGTAAAGACTGTCCGGATAATTGAGCATACGCAGATTTTCGATCAAAGACGCGATAACCCTTTCCTCATTGTGCGCGGCGACAATTACGGCAAATCTTTTCTGCGGAGGGAATACCGTCTTGTCCTTGACGCGATAAAACCCGAAAAAAGACACTATCAAATAATAAAAAGCGATAGCAAGCAAAAACGCCTGCACAGGCGCCATAATAAAATCAAGAGGCATAACCATACATCAATACTCCTTTTTTCCCGCTTAAAGACCGACTACGTGCGCCTCGGGCAAAAAACCGGGCAAATCAGTCATAGCCGCTGGTAAAGCGCACGTAAAAAAAATTGACTACGCCTGCGGCAAGAAAGGCAAAAATGAGCGCAAAAGGTATGCTTGCCAAGGTTGGCGACAAGTATAATATATACCCGGCCGACAACGAACACAAGACAGCGGCCGGAGGCTTTATCGGGTTGCCTTTGCCTTTGAAATCAGGATAACGCACTTTGCTGTACATCAAAAGGCCGGAAACGAAGAGGCCGGCAGCCGCGCAGGCGGGAGACGCCTCTATGCCGGCTATGGCGGCGGAAGCTAAAAAGCAGGCGGCGCCCGGCGAAGGCAGCCCCATAAAATAACCCTGCACATTAGCCGCGTCCACGTTGAACCTGGCTAAACGCAGAGCCGCGCAGACAGCATAAACAACTACGAAAAAAAGATATAACGCATTGGCGCCGTAAAGATACATTTGATGCATCAATATCGCCGGCGACACGCCGAAAGACACCACGTCGCAAAGCGAGTCCAGTTCCTTGCCGAAATCGCCGCTGACGCCGAAATAGCGCGCCGCCCGTCCATCGCAGGCGTCCGCCAACACGGCCATCATGATCAGTATGCCGGAGGAAAAATAATCTTTTTCAATTGCTTTGATTATAGATAAAATACCAAAAGCCAGGTTGAGCGACGTAAAAGCATTTGGTATCAATGAACGCGGAACCTTCAATCGTCTATCCTTCCAATCACCGTAACGCCGCCTTTTACTTTGTCGCCCTTTTTCACCAGGACGCGGACATTTTTGGGGACTACCAGTTCTGTGCTGGAGCCGAATTTTATCATGCCGTACCTTTGGCCTTGCTTCAAGTCGCAGCCCAATGTTACCCACGACACTATTCTGCGGGCCAATATTCCCGCTATTTGTATAACAAGTATTTTGATTTTTTCATTTTCTATCCCAATGGCGTGCCGCTCGTTTTCAAAAGAAGCGATGCTTTTATAAGCTGGACGGAAACGCCCACAGGTATAACTTTGATACTTTATCTCCCCCCTGACCGGGCTCCTGTTCACATGAACGTCAAAAACGGAAAGGAACACCGTTATTTTTTTCGCTTCGGCGTCAAGATATTCTTGGTCGGCAAAATCGGCGACATCCATAACCGTGCCGTCGGCCGGCGAGAAAACAGCGTTATCGTCGTTAGGCAGGACGCGCGCGGGATTGCGGAAAAAAAACAGCATAAAAGAAAACAACACAAAAAACGGCATTCCCCACAAAGGCGACACAAAGGCCGTTAAAATAGCGGCTGCGGCCAAACAGACAGCAATTACGCCATAACCTTCTTTTACAATGAAAGATTGCATGAGATTGGCTTTGCTCCTTACGGTGGGAAAGAAACAATCCCCAAATATTATAATACACCGGTTAACCTTTGTCTAATCCTTTTCGTTTTGACAAAACGCAAAAAATAAATTTGGGTATGGCCAACATGCGCCAAAAGCGGCCGGGTTGTTTATAAAGGCGAAAAAGCCACTCCAAACCGGCTTTTTGCATAAAACGCGGCGCACGGGCGACCCTTCCCGCCATAACGTCGAAGGAACCGCCGACGCCTAAGAAAACCGTACTGTTCAATTTTGCGCGATTGGCGAAAATCCACTTTTCCTGTTTGGGCGAACCGAGAGCCACCAACAATATGTCCGCCTGTGCCTGATTTATTCTCGCGATGATCCCGGGCGTTTCGCTTTCAGGAAAAAACCCATCGCGGCAGCCG containing:
- a CDS encoding glycosyltransferase, giving the protein MVMPLDFIMAPVQAFLLAIAFYYLIVSFFGFYRVKDKTVFPPQKRFAVIVAAHNEERVIASLIENLRMLNYPDSLYDIHVVADNCDDMTAQIARQHNAIVHERRHDREKGKGYALEWMFARLFAAGKHYDAVAVFDADNLVHPMFLQEMNNCLCKGKKVIQGYLDCKNPNDTWVSATFSIGFWVVDHAWHLAKHNLGLSSVLGGTGMCISTDVLREHGWGATCLTEDMEFTMKALLKGVPTYWAHDAIVYDEKPLTFKQSWHQRKRWAQGHFDVAARYVPRLFANGLKQRNIHMFDGIIHLLQPYFLLISTAFFLCNILNDSYPLYTNVFRKYLPLELWVFICLWQYILPLLVLFKVRASLKTFGYFILYPVFIYSWVPITILGFIDRNKREWSHTIHTRNISYQEMAAAEKFGGCQAGVSDICSGKPRSSGSYHIYNEA
- the pssA gene encoding CDP-diacylglycerol--serine O-phosphatidyltransferase, translated to MIPNAFTSLNLAFGILSIIKAIEKDYFSSGILIMMAVLADACDGRAARYFGVSGDFGKELDSLCDVVSFGVSPAILMHQMYLYGANALYLFFVVVYAVCAALRLARFNVDAANVQGYFMGLPSPGAACFLASAAIAGIEASPACAAAGLFVSGLLMYSKVRYPDFKGKGNPIKPPAAVLCSLSAGYILYLSPTLASIPFALIFAFLAAGVVNFFYVRFTSGYD
- a CDS encoding phosphatidylserine decarboxylase family protein; protein product: MQSFIVKEGYGVIAVCLAAAAILTAFVSPLWGMPFFVLFSFMLFFFRNPARVLPNDDNAVFSPADGTVMDVADFADQEYLDAEAKKITVFLSVFDVHVNRSPVRGEIKYQSYTCGRFRPAYKSIASFENERHAIGIENEKIKILVIQIAGILARRIVSWVTLGCDLKQGQRYGMIKFGSSTELVVPKNVRVLVKKGDKVKGGVTVIGRIDD